The window agcgatgacgacgacataTGAATTTGATATGTGTGATTTATGAAAATGTGCGCAACTTggaagcaaagcaaagcaagcgATGAGATTcgctttctttccatcttctcgtcAACAAAACTTTTCACAATGGAAATGGAGcatgttttctcttctttcttgtatTCCTAGGATCTGGAATATATGATGTTCGAATTTCGTGACAAGTTAGGCGACGCTTCAAGCTTCGCTGCTAGATAACGCTGACTGCTCTTGATGGGAGAACCCCCCCCGAGCagagtgaaaaaaaaaaaaatacagaTGATGATacagaaataaaaaaatcaGCTTGACCGAAATGCGCCAACAAACTCCTTGTGCCTTTGCATGGTATCCCATTTCTACCGTCcagccccccctttcccgTGGATATATTGCTCGGAACGccagcgagaaaaaaaaaaaaaagagtttcAAGGAAAAAACGTCTTCACACAGACCTCGCATTACTCTGCATCACCGGCAGcctctcatcttcatcgttaGAACAGCAGCACCCTGGTTGGCTAGAACAGAAGCACCCTCCGTTATCCGAAAAGAAACAGCCTGCGTGATCGCTAAAGCAGCACCCTCGACGATCGGAAAAGCAGAGGCCGCCGCGATCGGAAAAGCAGCATCCATGGCGGTTGGAGAAGCAACACCCGTCAGCCAAGCAAGagctcaagcagcagcaggggcATGCCGTCGTGTAATCAGAACCGCTGTACATGTGCCGCACCCAGGGGTCTTCGACGCCGTAAAAGGTAATGGGGTCGTGGTCGTCGTGATGGCTGTGGGAGGCGCTGTGGCGGGAGCTGGCGGTTTGATGGCTCATGGGCGCGGTGAGGACGTAGCCCTGcgtgttgatgctgccgcgGGCGCCGGGCCGGCCTGCCGTGAGCGAGGGCAGGGATGAGGCGCTGGTGTTGGATCTGACGGTGATGTGGACGTGGGCATCGCTTGGCCGGGGGCTGTTTTTGTCAGTTGGATTTTCTCTCCATTGATGTGATACATGCCCATTTGATGAAGACTGTGTATAATTCAAAGGGACTACCTACAGCGTGGAAATCTCGTATGAAGGCGGCAATTcattctcgtcgtcggccacCGCAGAGGGAAATGCAtcgtcgccagcagcaaggccgCGGGATGGACGGCTCGCAGCCGCGACAGCAGGCGCCGGCGGTTCTGGTGCTGGGTCGGGAGGAGGCGACGGAGACGGAGGCGGAGAGGGAGGAAGGCTTCTCTGGGGCACGACGACAATCTTATCGTTGTTCGCGTCACTCATTTCGGGCATTTTGTACAAATCATGATGTTGatttgagaagaaaaaagaaggatgaaAAAATTACCAGAGGGTTTAAGGAGCAATTCCACTCTGAGCCTTTCTTGCTTGACTCAAGAATTGGAAGTTTCAAACGGCTCGATACTTAAAAAGCCCTTTTACATACAGTACGACCCGGCTCTTCGGAACGTTTGAACGGGCTTGTTTGACTTGCCGGcgtggcaaaaaaaagaacgccCTGATGAGTGCTGTATTACACATTCTTATGGCAGTGGAGGGGCAACAGCCAGACCAAAATCTCCCCATATTATGGGCACCAAGGTaaaaaagatggcttgcGGATGTAATCAAGAAGCCGGCGCCTGGCGTCGTCAGCTGGGCGGAGCTGggctggagaggaagagctgAGGCGTGTCTTGGAATGGAGGGACATGGGATGGATGTCGTTCAAGTGCCGGGTTTACATGAAAAATATAGATGCTTGGACACTACCTAGAGAGCCAATTTATGCAAACAAACTAAAACGCCCTTGAAATAGCTATTCTATCCCATCATTATCCTATCCTATATATAGATGATCAAGCAATTGTTCTGAGCACCAGACTAAAACACCACACACGCAAATCCGGCTCCTGGCGAGATCCGGGATCCACCGGCGACAGGTGCTAAATCTTATTTTAGGTTATAATACGGAGTAACTGGAGTAACACTAATTTACCGGTACTCCATATGTTTGAATGACAGCTTCGTACTTCTAAAACATCTAAAACGTTCTAATTGTTGGactctgcagctgctgttgatgaaaTTCTCCCATGCCAGCATTATTATTCAAGTAAAAAGCGTCCTGGATATACAACTCCATGTGTATTAAAACCCCCTTTAACGTGAATACTCGTATCATTAAACTCCTCCGTCCCAAAATTCCCTGCCGCGTTCGAGTCACACGaaaaatgaaacaaaatACAAAGCGCTACCGTGTATGCTGGTATCCAAAAATATGCACGAGAATTATACTATTCCGACTGTAACTGATGCCGCCCAACTCCCGGTAGTGACAAGTTCTGATATTGCTACCGCCCAAAACGCCCCAATTTGCTGTTACGACACTTTGTAAATATCCCCCTTGATTTATACTTGTAACCCCGATACCGAGACCGACATCTCATGCTGAATGTTGTTCCTGGGTGTCTTGGGAGGAGCAATTGATGTGGCGGCCGAAAAGTTGGATTCGTCGACGGtgcctctcctcctcgcaatgatgctgccgtCTTCCGTGTTAACGACGCCCAGCGGCAGAGTAATGGCCGGGTCGACTGTCTGCGTGTCAATGAGGGCGAGGCCCCTGTTGCGCCGCATGTACTGGGATAGTTCGACAAGACGATTCAACACGCTGAATTCCATCTTCAGTTTGATGCTGTATACCAGAGGCTTCCACGCGGTCTGGAGGTCGTAGTTGTCGGTAAATTGGAGGACCAAGATGCTGATATCCagagcgatgatgacgaggttgACGAGTATGAGATGCACCATGGTCGTGCGGTATGAGCCAGTCACGAGTCCCCTGTAACTGCGCAGGATATTGTACGTCTCGCGGATATACAGCACCGAAATGATGACCTCTTGCACGAAAAAGACTGTCAATTCAATCTTTTCAAAGACAAAGTACGCCCGCTCGTACTGCTCCGCCCTCGGCGTGTTGCAGAGGAAAATCAGCACCGTAATgggcaccagcagccagactGCATTGACAATGATCATGACGAGCACTCCGCGCACCAGCCTCTCCCTAGGCAGGACAATGTGCAGCCGCGAGTACAGCACCAGCGACTGGCCCGTGACCATGGCGGCCCAGCCAAAGATGCCCAGCGCCGTGTAGACGTACGTCGACAGCGAGCCGCCAATGGTGCGCAGCAGGTAGCCCACGGCGCCCAGGGCGATGCCCACGGTCGAGACGACGAAGCTCCAGCAGTAGAGGCCGCGGTAGTGCTTGAAGGTGACGGCGATGTGGCACATCAGCTCGCCGGCGTTGTAGAGGGccaggctgaagaagacaaacaTGACGATCCGGGTGCGCTCGTCGTGGGCGTGGCCCTGCGAGACGAGGttggccgccatggccatttTTCGACGGCGCCGGGGGGGCTTGGAGCGACGAGATGCGGATGGAAGGGGAGAATGAGAATGGGACGAGTGGCACCGCTCCGCTGGTTTCAGCAGCATGTTTCTCTCTGCGGCGGTGatgcagctggagagctggGGGCCATACACCTTGATTCCTTGTTTTTGGCGTGCGTGAGTGTTCAGTGACGTTGTCGACAGACTCGGATGGAGCAAAGAGAATGAAGGATTCAATGAGTGAGATTGTCAAAAAGGAAGGTCCAGATTTCGAAAgccacaagaagaaaaagaagagaaatgaaaagaaaggaaatcaAAACACGTGAAGGAGGTTGGCTAGTCTAATATGTAGGTAGGAGAGAGAAGGCGCAAAAAAGCTCAGCTTGCCGCATGCATATGCAGGCATAGACTATGCGGCAGCTCCAGACTGCCTGCGCTGCAATGTGCTCAACTGGCCATGGCCTATACCGAGCTTGACCTTTTATGACAGATcaacaaagaagaaacaaatgaaagaagagagaccCGGGAGAGGGCAACCCGGTGACCGGGGTCGAGACCGAAAGCCCAAAAGTCGTTTTGCACTTGCGCACGACCAACAGCCCCCGAAATTCCAATCAAGCCGTGGTGGACTCGCAGTATAATCGTTGCATACATGGTTGCCTGCTAATGCAGTACTCCTCACATGCATTGCGCTGCTTTTGACGTTGACGCCTTTTATTTTGTTATGCATCTGCCAAGTATTGAGGCCGGGCTGAGCAGGTGAGACACACGAAGCCGCAagcaaagggagagagagagggccGGTCCCTCGctttggcagccttggcATCAGACACGagccaaagaggcaaaaacCAGGCCGCCACGGTTTCGGGACGCATACGCGGGCCGTGGAGAGTAGCGCTGGCCTTGATCATCTGGCGGTGGGCCCGTGTTAGCGATCGTTTGGCCAAAGGCCCCTTGTCTGGACGCTTGGGAAGATGCCGCTGTGAGTGATGGCCGGCTCTTATTGGCAGTGGCTGATGGGCTGGGGGGGATGGATATACAGCTGGCTTTGGGTGCAAAAGAATGTATGGTGACATCAGCTTGGGCGAGATGGCCAGTTGTCCGGGGTTTTTACTCGACGATCTCGTGAACTATCGGGAGAGGAAACAAGACTACGTAAATAGAGAGGGGAATTCCGCTTGGAGGGGAAACAATATTCGCGGTTGTGAAATAGaatccatctttggctgcaATGGCACCACTCATTGCCTAGGGTTTTGTTCACCGCATCCTCGGCAGTGAACAACAACCCCCCCTTAGGAGGTATGTATCAAGGAAAAATCAAGGCTAGGATTCAATattaaaaagcaaagagcaaagaaaaagcaacACCTGCATCACCTCCCTACAGCTCTTAGCGAGGTCTGCCGGGTATCAATGGGTAATACTAGTCCAGTAGTAAATTGATGGCTTACATGCCGCCAAACGGCTGTGGGGTGTTGATTGGCCACGGATACGCAtccaaggcaaaggaggaaAGGGCTTACACGTAGggccaaaaaaagcaaccaAGAGACTCGAGTTTagagagacgaagaaaaaagcaagaaaaacgAACCATGGAATGGACCGAATATTTCGGCTCCCTCTAGCTGGAGCAGTCCCCCTGTTGGCTGTAAGGGAGGAAGTGGTGTCAGCGAGTCCATGTAAGGACTGTATGGGCTGCATTTATTACTTATGCATAGTAGTGCctgctttttattatttgaCTTGAAAACAGGCTTCATGCAAGCATTGTGTATACTAGTATCTCTCGCCAAATGGAGGCTTTGGAATCATGCCATCAAAACGGCTGGTCGTGTCCATCGTGACCCGACAGCGCGAACCGAGAGCGGCCCAACTCCAAGGGCTCGGATTTGGCGATGCTTGGCCTGGGATTGTAAGTGACAGAACCCCCTGTCGCCCCCCCTCGCCTCTGTTACCCGATCCCAGCGAGCTTTGTCTCAAAAATCCAGCCGGCGTTCCGGCATTGGGCTGCCGCCATGGGTCGGGGCTCAGCTCCAGTTCCCAGAGACTGTTAGTGGACGCGGCATCTACAGTAAGGTATTGATGGCTTcagtgtacatgtatttggGACCCGTGACAGCGAGCGGTTGCATACTGTACTTTGCATGCTCGTACATGGCATATGCACGTACAAGTAGTTGTTGCATGTTTGGGATAAATTGGAAGCGGCTATGAGGGTGACGAGCTGCTCCTATTAGGTACCGAGATGGACTCATGCGCGCTTCGTGGAGTTGCCATGCCCCGTAATGATACATACTCCGCAGATGCATTGGGAGACGGAGCGAAACGCCTGACAACtcagagcagcagagccagtgGCGAGCCCTTCCCACCGGTCCAGCCATCCATCGTGGTCTTGGTGGCGTTCCCAGCAGCCAGGTGTGGGGATTAGAATCCAACGGCACTTGAAATTGTGTCTGGCCAAGAGAGGGGGCCAGATGAGGACGCCATGGCCACGATTTGAGACGGAAGTCTAGGCTTCCTCTCTGCCGGTTCTTTGGGTTGATTGCGCTATATGCGAGCTTATTAGCATCCCTGGGAACGTCCACTACGGGCACGCCGCGTGAGCTTTGGAACCGAGCATCTGCGCGTTTAATGACAGGCGATGCTACGGCTTGAAGCCGTCCGTGCCTAAGCTGAGCGGTGGTGGAGATTGGATGGCTGAGAATCCCTGGCCGTGCGTTCGCCAAAACAGGCTTTGCGTCTGCATATGCACTCGGACAGGACTAACAATTCAAGCGTATGATCCAAGAGCCGTACCAAGCCGTAGCGAGACCCTACATGTAAGTAAGATTGGTGGCTTATTGCGGGAAGATGTACAGGGCGACTGTCTTGTGTGGTGAGAAATACTGAAGCTTTGCACAAGGTGTATTATTCTTGAGAGAGACACAAAGAGACATGTTTGCTATTACGGGCGTCTCCACTGGAGCTCGATCGATCGATCGATCCTTTATCTGGGGAAGAAAGCCTGCTACTATTAATACATTATGTTGAAAGGTTcagagtaaaaaaaaaggttctCATCGTGACTTGACATGTAGATTCCATTACTACCGCCAGCAATAAGGCGCTGTTCGTATTCGTGCTTTAGAAAAACAAAATGTAGATTCCTCTTAAAAGATGACCTTTGATGCTACGCTAAGCAGCCAAGCCGCATCACTCCAGCCTCCCTCGTCCGTTGTTGGAGGCGGCACAAAGTCCTCCGGGTCCAAAGGCCCCTCGACGTGACGCCTCAGCCAAGCACTGCGGTCCACGTGCGATTGCGAATCTGCCAGTGACTCGTCGTACTCTgactcgtcgtcatcgtccgTCTCCTCCTCGTGCTCGTCCACCGAGAAGAGCGACCATCCCATGAAGCCAGTCATCCATGACGCCTTGGCCCCGGTGCCGCGGCGCATCAGCCTCTTGACGTCGGCTTCGGCGTCTTCGAGCGTGTCtcgctccagctcttccagcctCTCGTCGAGATCGACGAAATCGGGGCCGGCGAGCGACTCTTGGTTGGGGAAGTAGGAGGCCTCGTCCAAGGTCCGTTCTATGGGCGTCATGAGCTGGCTCCGGCTGCCATGGATGCTGTGGGATCGGCTCTGAGACCGACTGTGGATTTTGCTGCC is drawn from Trichoderma atroviride chromosome 7, complete sequence and contains these coding sequences:
- a CDS encoding uncharacterized protein (EggNog:ENOG41~TransMembrane:7 (o20-38i50-71o83-103i115-139o159-176i197-220o232-250i)); the encoded protein is MAMAANLVSQGHAHDERTRIVMFVFFSLALYNAGELMCHIAVTFKHYRGLYCWSFVVSTVGIALGAVGYLLRTIGGSLSTYVYTALGIFGWAAMVTGQSLVLYSRLHIVLPRERLVRGVLVMIIVNAVWLLVPITVLIFLCNTPRAEQYERAYFVFEKIELTVFFVQEVIISVLYIRETYNILRSYRGLVTGSYRTTMVHLILVNLVIIALDISILVLQFTDNYDLQTAWKPLVYSIKLKMEFSVLNRLVELSQYMRRNRGLALIDTQTVDPAITLPLGVVNTEDGSIIARRRGTVDESNFSAATSIAPPKTPRNNIQHEMSVSVSGLQV
- a CDS encoding uncharacterized protein (EggNog:ENOG41) — encoded protein: MSDANNDKIVVVPQRSLPPSPPPSPSPPPDPAPEPPAPAVAAASRPSRGLAAGDDAFPSAVADDENELPPSYEISTLPRPSDAHVHITVRSNTSASSLPSLTAGRPGARGSINTQGYVLTAPMSHQTASSRHSASHSHHDDHDPITFYGVEDPWVRHMYSGSDYTTACPCCCLSSCLADGCCFSNRHGCCFSDRGGLCFSDRRGCCFSDHAGCFFSDNGGCFCSSQPGCCCSNDEDERLPVMQSNARSV